One genomic segment of uncultured Desulfobacter sp. includes these proteins:
- a CDS encoding MBL fold metallo-hydrolase, with amino-acid sequence MIPIDIIHLGAEKCVTGSCHLVRFQSQTDASIYILVDCGTAYGHDPEPDFDQFPVLPEKIDFLFLTHAHIDHIGRVPDLVVAGFKGEIICTHATKALMIPMLHDALSFSGKSDREILDLEKRIDDLSWGFELNEVFSLSRGIRFKLGNAVHILGSCFIQFWFPCPSSRDYRVIFSGDLGCTDTPILPDPDLPGACDLLILESTYGDRLHTGRKERVKTLSGLLEKALADNGIVYIPAFALGRTQELIYELDRIGTTVPVFVDSPLGLEITKIYASLEDFWDQEAKNLKARGDHPIDFKNLYAVERYQDHQALLDIKGPAVIIAGAGMCTGGRILDHLEQGLLVPENDIFFVGYQAKGTLGRRILEGKIKVKARVHVLSGYSAHADQAGLVNWVKSMPEPPGKIKLVHGEPRSQKALAKALSDLEPI; translated from the coding sequence ATGATTCCAATAGACATCATTCATCTCGGTGCTGAGAAGTGTGTAACCGGGTCTTGCCACCTGGTAAGGTTCCAGTCACAAACGGATGCAAGCATTTACATCCTGGTGGACTGTGGTACTGCATACGGTCATGATCCGGAACCGGATTTTGACCAATTCCCGGTTCTTCCTGAAAAAATAGACTTTCTATTTCTTACCCACGCGCACATCGACCATATCGGACGGGTGCCGGACCTGGTCGTGGCCGGGTTCAAGGGAGAGATCATCTGCACCCATGCGACCAAAGCCCTGATGATCCCTATGCTCCATGACGCTCTCTCTTTTTCAGGGAAGTCGGACCGGGAGATTCTGGATCTGGAAAAACGCATCGACGATCTGTCCTGGGGCTTTGAATTGAATGAGGTCTTCTCCCTGAGCCGGGGCATCCGGTTCAAGCTGGGCAATGCCGTGCATATCCTGGGGTCCTGCTTTATTCAGTTCTGGTTTCCCTGCCCGTCATCCAGGGATTACAGGGTAATTTTTTCCGGCGATCTCGGCTGCACAGATACACCTATTCTACCCGACCCGGATCTGCCGGGCGCCTGCGACCTGCTTATTCTGGAATCCACCTACGGCGACCGGCTTCATACCGGCCGAAAAGAACGGGTAAAGACCTTATCGGGCCTGTTGGAAAAGGCCCTTGCGGACAACGGCATTGTTTATATCCCGGCCTTTGCCCTGGGCAGAACCCAGGAACTGATATATGAGCTGGATCGCATCGGGACAACGGTGCCGGTGTTTGTCGATTCGCCCCTCGGGCTTGAGATAACAAAAATATATGCCAGTCTGGAAGATTTCTGGGATCAGGAGGCAAAAAATCTTAAAGCCCGGGGCGACCATCCCATTGACTTTAAAAACCTGTACGCGGTGGAAAGATACCAAGACCACCAGGCTCTTTTGGATATAAAGGGGCCGGCCGTGATCATTGCCGGTGCCGGCATGTGCACGGGCGGCCGAATCCTGGACCATCTGGAGCAGGGATTGCTGGTGCCTGAAAACGACATCTTTTTCGTGGGCTACCAGGCAAAAGGCACCTTGGGCCGCCGTATCCTTGAGGGAAAAATCAAGGTAAAGGCCCGTGTCCATGTGCTATCCGGATACTCGGCCCATGCAGACCAGGCAGGACTGGTCAACTGGGTAAAGTCTATGCCGGAACCACCCGGTAAAATAAAGCTGGTCCATGGGGAACCCCGGTCACAAAAAGCCCTGGCAAAGGCGCTATCCGACTTAGAGCCTATTTAG
- a CDS encoding ABC transporter permease has protein sequence MFKLGLRYKIFAVATYAFLYMPLLAVIVYSFNKSRFGIHWGGFSLDWYAKLLHDDLVIEACINTAILAVVSTIIATLLGTALAMGLSRYPWSKKVMTFFDINLYLPVITPEIVFAGALVVAFTCLRSFSSIFEPGLVTMIIGHVTFQVAFVALVVRSRLSAFNNEIEEASRDLYASNWYTFRHVLLPLMMPGIVSGAMLALTLSLDDFIISFFTAGPTSVTLPLYIYGEVHRGITPKIHALSTVGIFVTITLVILSERISSKK, from the coding sequence ATGTTCAAACTGGGTTTGCGTTACAAAATCTTTGCGGTGGCAACCTACGCGTTTCTTTACATGCCATTACTGGCCGTAATTGTATATTCTTTTAACAAATCGCGTTTCGGCATCCACTGGGGCGGGTTCAGCCTTGATTGGTATGCAAAACTGCTCCATGATGACCTGGTCATTGAGGCCTGCATCAATACCGCTATTTTGGCAGTGGTCTCCACCATCATTGCCACACTCCTCGGCACCGCCCTTGCCATGGGTCTTTCCCGTTATCCCTGGTCAAAGAAAGTGATGACCTTTTTTGACATCAATTTGTACCTTCCGGTGATCACCCCGGAGATCGTTTTTGCCGGCGCCCTTGTCGTTGCATTTACCTGCCTGCGTTCCTTCTCTTCCATATTTGAGCCGGGACTTGTGACCATGATCATCGGGCACGTCACCTTTCAGGTGGCGTTTGTAGCCCTGGTTGTCAGAAGCCGGCTTTCCGCCTTTAACAATGAAATTGAAGAGGCCTCAAGGGATCTGTATGCCTCCAACTGGTATACCTTCCGCCATGTGCTGCTGCCCCTGATGATGCCGGGCATCGTATCCGGGGCCATGCTGGCATTAACCCTGTCCCTTGACGATTTTATTATCAGCTTTTTTACGGCCGGGCCCACCTCGGTCACCCTGCCCCTTTATATATATGGTGAAGTACACCGGGGCATCACGCCCAAAATCCATGCCCTGTCAACCGTTGGGATTTTTGTAACCATCACGCTGGTAATTCTGTCAGAACGAATTTCCAGCAAAAAATAA
- the nadB gene encoding L-aspartate oxidase yields MIETDFLVIGSGVAGLSYALKVAQFGRVTIITKKKIYKTNTALAQGGVAAVFSKTDSFENHVADTLAAGDGLCAEDVVRMVVENGPERIRELVDLGAQFNLDGAGKYDFSLGREGGHSQNRIIHSRDLTGKEIEDVLVSNVEQHENITILENRVAVNLITYSTSVRSGLVRTQHENICCGAYVLDNDSGKVETVSAKVTLLATGGGSKVYLYTSNPDTATGDGIAMAYRAGATVANMEFVQFHPTCLFHPEAKNFLISEAVRGEGAYLIDEKGDRFMGKYSPDLELACRDVVARAIDNELKKTGADSVFLDITHKDPEFVRERFPNIYAKCLTFGIDITKQPIPIVPAAHYMCGGVATDLNARTDIQCLYAVGETACTGLHGANRLASNSLLEALVYADNAAKASLKEFEQSAEKATIDLDPWDETNTLDGDEAIIVAHNWDEIRRMMWNYVGIVRSDKRLHRAQRRIEMIQHEIEEYYWDFKITADLIELRNLATVAELIIKSALMRKESRGLHYNLWYPEKDDANYLSSTLVRKTF; encoded by the coding sequence ATGATTGAAACCGATTTTTTGGTTATTGGAAGTGGTGTTGCCGGTTTAAGCTATGCCTTGAAGGTCGCACAGTTTGGACGGGTGACGATTATCACCAAGAAAAAAATTTATAAGACCAATACGGCACTTGCACAGGGTGGTGTTGCCGCCGTATTCAGCAAGACAGACTCTTTTGAAAATCATGTGGCGGATACCCTGGCGGCAGGGGATGGACTTTGTGCCGAAGATGTGGTGCGCATGGTTGTGGAAAACGGCCCGGAAAGAATTCGGGAGCTGGTGGATTTAGGGGCTCAATTCAACCTGGACGGCGCCGGAAAGTATGACTTTTCCCTGGGCCGGGAGGGCGGACATTCCCAGAACAGGATCATCCATTCCCGGGATCTCACGGGTAAGGAAATTGAAGATGTCCTGGTATCAAATGTTGAACAGCATGAAAATATAACCATTTTGGAAAACCGTGTTGCCGTTAACCTGATTACTTATTCCACAAGTGTCCGCAGCGGTCTTGTCAGAACCCAGCATGAAAACATCTGTTGCGGTGCATATGTCTTGGATAATGACAGCGGAAAGGTGGAAACCGTTTCCGCTAAAGTGACCTTACTTGCCACAGGTGGCGGTTCAAAGGTTTATCTGTATACCTCGAACCCTGACACTGCAACAGGGGACGGCATTGCCATGGCATACCGGGCAGGGGCCACCGTGGCAAACATGGAGTTTGTCCAGTTCCATCCCACCTGTCTTTTCCACCCCGAAGCCAAAAATTTTCTGATCTCCGAGGCTGTTAGAGGGGAGGGCGCTTATCTCATTGATGAAAAGGGTGACCGGTTTATGGGAAAATACTCACCGGACCTGGAGCTTGCCTGCAGGGACGTTGTGGCCCGTGCCATTGACAATGAATTGAAAAAAACCGGTGCAGATTCCGTGTTTCTGGATATCACCCATAAAGATCCTGAATTTGTCCGGGAGCGGTTTCCCAATATTTATGCCAAATGCCTGACTTTTGGTATTGATATCACTAAACAACCCATCCCGATTGTGCCGGCAGCCCATTATATGTGCGGCGGCGTAGCCACAGATCTTAACGCGCGCACTGACATCCAGTGTCTTTATGCCGTTGGAGAAACCGCATGCACCGGCCTGCACGGGGCCAATCGTCTGGCTTCCAATTCGCTTCTCGAAGCCCTGGTCTATGCCGATAATGCTGCCAAGGCCTCATTAAAAGAGTTTGAACAATCGGCTGAAAAAGCCACTATTGATCTGGATCCCTGGGATGAGACCAACACTCTGGACGGGGATGAGGCCATCATAGTGGCCCATAACTGGGATGAAATCCGGCGTATGATGTGGAATTATGTGGGCATTGTCCGTTCTGATAAGCGACTTCACCGTGCCCAGCGCCGTATTGAAATGATCCAGCATGAGATTGAAGAATACTACTGGGATTTTAAAATTACGGCAGATCTCATTGAATTGCGCAACCTTGCCACGGTGGCGGAACTGATCATTAAGTCCGCATTAATGCGCAAGGAGAGCCGCGGGCTGCACTACAATTTGTGGTATCCGGAAAAAGATGATGCCAATTACCTATCGTCGACCCTGGTCCGGAAAACTTTTTAA
- a CDS encoding GNAT family N-acetyltransferase — protein MPDLLIKLYELQFEKYQKEHFDCESKIVRPLSIDKSKVIQFVRKEFNEGWANECERSFSKVPISCFIGVKKQNIIGFACYDTTAKGFFGPIGIKPDEREKGIGTQLLFSCLRDMWDNEYGYAIVGWVDENQIEFYKKKTLATVIPGSSPGIYKRMVEIK, from the coding sequence ATGCCGGATTTATTAATAAAACTGTATGAGTTGCAGTTTGAAAAGTATCAAAAAGAACATTTTGATTGTGAATCTAAAATTGTCCGCCCTCTATCCATTGATAAAAGCAAAGTGATTCAATTTGTGAGAAAAGAATTTAATGAAGGCTGGGCAAACGAATGCGAAAGAAGTTTTTCAAAGGTTCCAATTTCTTGTTTTATTGGCGTAAAGAAACAAAACATTATCGGATTCGCTTGTTACGACACAACGGCAAAAGGATTTTTTGGACCAATTGGTATTAAACCAGACGAAAGAGAAAAGGGCATTGGCACTCAACTTCTTTTTTCTTGTTTGCGTGACATGTGGGATAATGAATATGGATATGCAATTGTTGGCTGGGTTGATGAAAATCAAATTGAATTTTACAAAAAAAAGACCTTGGCTACAGTGATTCCCGGATCCAGTCCTGGAATTTATAAAAGAATGGTTGAAATAAAATAA
- the mltF gene encoding membrane-bound lytic murein transglycosylase MltF, giving the protein MVVVAVGIGIYLLFGQMVIKSKSTLKQIQTRGTIRMITTNNATSYHIYRESPMGFEYDLAKAFADHLGVALEVMVPEWDTMFEVLNSGQGDFIAAGITITESRKQIALFSDSYMPVQQKFIHHKLKYGIKNIKQLSGKTIHVRKGTSYQERLEEIKASGIDLEIKLLDDVATEEIIKMVSEKEIKFTIVDSNIALLNRRYYPEIKIGLPIQEEEYLGWAVKKTNTVLRDQINQFLEMAEETGLLGKIYEKYYGNVEIFDYFDLKKFHERIKTRLPKYKKIIKTEAKKYGFDWRLIAAIVYQESHFNPSAKSTTGVRGLMQVTLSTAKQMGIKNRLDPKQSVKAGVKFLNLMLKRFNDIPDPRQQKFFALAAYNVGYGHVRDAQEIARQQGMDINKWTSLKKTLPLLSKQRYYKHTRHGYARGQEPVNYVKRILMYHDILRQKGKTERI; this is encoded by the coding sequence ATGGTAGTGGTTGCTGTAGGAATCGGCATATACCTGTTATTCGGTCAAATGGTAATCAAGTCCAAATCCACCCTGAAACAAATTCAAACGCGCGGCACCATCCGGATGATCACGACCAATAATGCCACATCTTATCACATTTACCGGGAGTCACCCATGGGGTTCGAGTATGACCTTGCAAAGGCCTTTGCAGATCACCTGGGAGTGGCGCTTGAAGTTATGGTACCGGAGTGGGACACAATGTTTGAAGTGCTCAATTCAGGACAGGGCGATTTCATCGCCGCCGGTATCACGATAACAGAGTCAAGGAAACAAATCGCCTTATTTTCAGATTCTTACATGCCTGTACAGCAAAAATTTATTCATCACAAACTAAAATACGGCATAAAAAACATTAAACAGCTATCCGGTAAAACCATTCATGTAAGAAAAGGCACCTCCTATCAAGAACGCCTTGAAGAAATCAAAGCCTCTGGAATTGACCTGGAGATTAAGCTGCTTGACGATGTGGCCACCGAGGAAATCATCAAAATGGTTTCTGAAAAAGAAATCAAATTCACCATTGTAGATTCAAACATTGCGCTATTAAACCGCAGATACTATCCGGAAATTAAAATTGGGCTGCCCATACAGGAAGAAGAGTACCTGGGATGGGCTGTAAAAAAAACAAATACAGTGTTGCGGGACCAGATCAATCAATTTCTGGAGATGGCCGAAGAAACCGGGCTCCTTGGTAAAATATATGAAAAATATTATGGCAACGTGGAGATTTTTGACTATTTTGATTTAAAAAAATTTCATGAACGGATTAAAACAAGGCTCCCCAAATATAAAAAAATCATAAAGACAGAAGCTAAAAAATACGGCTTTGACTGGCGGCTGATTGCAGCAATCGTATATCAGGAGTCCCATTTCAATCCCAGTGCCAAAAGCACGACCGGTGTCCGGGGGCTGATGCAGGTGACACTATCCACGGCCAAACAAATGGGTATCAAAAACCGCCTGGATCCAAAACAGAGCGTGAAAGCCGGGGTCAAATTTTTGAACCTGATGCTCAAGCGGTTTAATGATATTCCAGACCCACGACAGCAAAAATTCTTTGCTCTTGCTGCTTATAACGTGGGATACGGCCATGTCAGAGATGCACAGGAAATTGCCCGGCAACAGGGTATGGATATCAACAAATGGACATCCCTGAAAAAAACGCTGCCGCTTTTAAGCAAGCAGAGATACTATAAGCATACCCGGCATGGATATGCCCGGGGACAAGAGCCGGTTAATTATGTAAAACGGATCCTTATGTATCACGATATCCTGAGACAAAAGGGCAAAACTGAGCGTATATAA
- a CDS encoding TIGR04211 family SH3 domain-containing protein, with protein sequence MRTKHLILTFLTCFFFFSITTCIYAKDIYVSGVTKITMRTGPGISHKIVAMVTSGVKLQILEYRKDWSMVRNSAGKTGWVLTRFLTEEVPKALMVERYKKENERLASKLAAAEETASTLNVQNKELTEIAKKYKQLKDASASYLKLEIEHKALLEQSREQEERIQNLVQRNRSEVKLGLLSGAGVFIVGLIFGMSTRKKKRGSLLS encoded by the coding sequence ATGAGAACAAAGCATCTGATTCTTACCTTTCTTACCTGTTTTTTCTTTTTTTCTATAACAACCTGCATTTACGCAAAGGATATTTATGTATCCGGGGTAACCAAGATCACCATGCGCACGGGTCCGGGGATCAGCCATAAAATTGTGGCTATGGTCACGTCAGGGGTCAAACTGCAGATTCTGGAATACCGTAAGGACTGGTCCATGGTGAGAAATTCCGCCGGGAAAACCGGTTGGGTGCTGACCCGTTTTCTTACGGAAGAAGTGCCTAAGGCCCTTATGGTTGAACGGTATAAAAAGGAAAACGAACGTCTTGCATCAAAGCTTGCTGCCGCAGAAGAAACGGCAAGCACCTTGAACGTCCAGAATAAGGAGTTAACGGAAATTGCCAAAAAATATAAGCAACTTAAAGATGCTTCCGCAAGTTACCTGAAACTGGAGATTGAACATAAAGCACTTTTGGAACAGTCCCGGGAACAGGAAGAACGTATTCAAAACCTTGTACAAAGAAATAGAAGTGAGGTTAAACTTGGTCTGCTTTCCGGAGCCGGTGTTTTCATTGTGGGACTGATTTTTGGAATGAGTACCCGAAAGAAAAAAAGGGGCTCTCTTTTATCCTGA
- a CDS encoding spermidine/putrescine ABC transporter substrate-binding protein, which translates to MKKITLIALLVFAVFLQFPAASFAADELRVLIWSEYMPEDYMDTFTKDTGIKSRVEFYESTEELVAKLQAGGVNQYDVVVPSDYIIKIMVKLNLLQKLNHAKLPNLANLESSFKNAAYDPGNVYTAPYQWGTVGMLYNKEVLGADYVASTALFFDPASRKGPVVMIDSIREMLGIALKYMGKSVNTLNKNELKALADMMIETKSSKFFAGFNVGTGGRSKVVAGTAIAALVYNGDALRAVADAPDKFAFANPKEGGVIWADNMAIPAGAPHVDYAHTFINWVLDAKNGATLSNWTQYATPNKAAKEFITPDDLSNPAIYPSEETMKTLEFITDLGKNNRYYDELWTMIKTR; encoded by the coding sequence ATGAAAAAAATAACCTTAATCGCATTGCTGGTGTTTGCCGTGTTCCTGCAGTTTCCGGCCGCCTCTTTTGCTGCGGACGAACTTCGTGTTCTGATCTGGAGTGAATATATGCCCGAGGATTATATGGACACCTTTACCAAAGATACTGGTATTAAAAGCCGGGTGGAATTCTACGAGTCCACGGAAGAGCTTGTGGCTAAATTGCAGGCCGGCGGCGTAAACCAGTACGACGTGGTTGTCCCGTCCGACTACATCATCAAAATCATGGTCAAGCTGAATCTGCTCCAAAAACTCAACCACGCCAAACTACCCAACCTGGCGAACCTGGAATCTTCTTTTAAAAATGCAGCCTATGATCCCGGCAATGTATATACTGCGCCCTATCAGTGGGGAACCGTAGGCATGCTCTACAATAAAGAGGTGTTGGGTGCGGATTACGTGGCATCCACCGCTTTATTCTTTGATCCGGCCAGCCGCAAGGGTCCCGTGGTCATGATTGACTCCATCCGTGAAATGCTGGGGATTGCCCTGAAATACATGGGCAAAAGCGTTAACACCCTAAATAAAAATGAACTTAAAGCCCTTGCAGACATGATGATCGAAACCAAGTCCAGCAAGTTTTTTGCCGGATTTAATGTGGGAACAGGTGGTCGTTCCAAGGTGGTTGCAGGCACGGCCATTGCCGCTTTGGTTTACAATGGTGACGCCCTGCGCGCCGTGGCTGACGCTCCAGATAAATTTGCCTTTGCCAATCCCAAGGAAGGCGGCGTGATTTGGGCTGACAACATGGCCATTCCTGCCGGAGCCCCCCATGTGGACTATGCCCACACATTCATAAACTGGGTGCTGGATGCCAAAAACGGTGCCACGCTGTCCAACTGGACCCAGTATGCTACGCCGAACAAGGCTGCCAAGGAATTTATCACACCTGACGACTTGAGCAATCCGGCTATCTATCCAAGTGAAGAGACCATGAAGACGCTTGAATTCATCACTGATCTTGGAAAAAACAACCGGTATTATGACGAACTGTGGACAATGATCAAAACCAGATAG
- a CDS encoding ABC transporter permease, whose translation MKIIDKPEILYGELSTPRNIRTRGLLRISPGMLWIMLFLSIPALSLIVISFTTRGAYGEIEWVFTLENYKRLAGYSLFGWSPDYLKILLRSIIAGFITTLVCIILSYPLAFFISTRDKATRYLWLTALIIPFWTNLVIRTYAWQIVLAPSLPIAKLAALLHLVPPGSPLYPSSFAVYIGMISAFLPFVALPLYSSVEKLDWSLVEAANDLYCGKWRVFRQAILPQTLPGLSVGAILTFVPAMGMFLIPDLLGGAKYMLVGNLIQQQFGKSRDWPFGAAVSLALMSLTLIALVVLNRKGEKMEVI comes from the coding sequence GTGAAAATTATAGACAAACCAGAAATACTTTATGGAGAACTGTCAACACCCAGAAATATCAGAACCCGGGGCCTGTTGCGCATTTCTCCGGGCATGCTGTGGATCATGCTCTTTTTATCCATACCCGCGTTGTCATTGATTGTGATCAGCTTTACCACCCGGGGCGCTTACGGAGAGATCGAATGGGTCTTCACCCTGGAAAATTACAAACGGCTGGCAGGATACAGCCTGTTCGGCTGGAGTCCGGATTACTTAAAAATCTTGCTGCGCTCAATCATTGCCGGATTTATCACCACATTGGTCTGCATCATTTTATCTTACCCTTTAGCCTTTTTTATCTCAACCCGGGACAAGGCGACCCGGTACCTGTGGCTTACGGCCCTGATCATCCCCTTCTGGACCAACCTGGTAATCCGGACCTATGCCTGGCAGATTGTTCTGGCACCGAGTCTTCCCATTGCAAAGCTTGCAGCCCTGCTGCACCTTGTACCGCCGGGAAGCCCTTTGTATCCCAGCTCCTTTGCGGTCTATATCGGTATGATCAGCGCGTTTCTGCCTTTTGTGGCCCTGCCCCTGTATTCCAGCGTGGAAAAACTGGACTGGAGCCTGGTTGAGGCGGCCAATGATCTGTACTGCGGAAAGTGGCGGGTGTTCCGCCAGGCCATTTTACCCCAGACCCTGCCCGGACTTTCCGTCGGGGCCATTCTGACCTTTGTGCCGGCCATGGGCATGTTCCTGATCCCGGATCTTTTAGGCGGTGCTAAATACATGCTGGTGGGCAACCTGATCCAGCAGCAGTTCGGCAAAAGCCGTGACTGGCCATTTGGGGCGGCTGTCAGTCTTGCGCTTATGTCCTTAACCCTTATTGCTCTGGTCGTTTTGAACCGCAAAGGCGAAAAAATGGAGGTGATATAA
- a CDS encoding DsbA family protein yields MAHINKLSIQDNRQKQHPCKLEIFSDYIUPWCYFSTGSIDKLRKTYDIEVAWRAYPLQPDVPEQGLPMARLLEEKGLLATPEQVTASLKSTAQSLGLAFGEGKMVYNSRLAQEIGLWAQECGRAHQFHDAAFKAYFVDDRNLADKAVILDLVAFAGLDVAQAKEVIASRSYADAVDRDWAKARELELVAAPTFFMEDQRLVGAKPYPVLDKMVAEVVAKFQSCPQF; encoded by the coding sequence ATGGCGCACATTAATAAGTTGAGCATCCAAGACAATCGTCAAAAGCAACATCCATGTAAGCTTGAAATCTTTTCGGACTATATTTGACCCTGGTGTTACTTCAGTACCGGGAGTATTGATAAATTAAGGAAGACGTACGATATCGAAGTCGCGTGGCGAGCCTATCCGCTACAGCCGGATGTGCCTGAACAAGGATTGCCCATGGCCCGGCTGTTAGAGGAAAAAGGCCTGCTGGCAACCCCGGAACAGGTGACCGCCAGTCTTAAATCCACCGCTCAAAGCCTTGGCCTGGCCTTTGGGGAAGGAAAAATGGTTTATAATTCCCGTCTGGCCCAGGAGATCGGCCTCTGGGCCCAGGAATGTGGCCGGGCCCATCAATTTCATGATGCGGCTTTCAAGGCCTATTTTGTGGATGACCGGAACCTGGCGGATAAAGCGGTTATTCTGGATTTAGTGGCATTCGCCGGTCTGGATGTGGCACAGGCAAAAGAAGTTATTGCGTCAAGGTCCTATGCCGATGCTGTGGACCGGGACTGGGCAAAGGCCCGGGAACTTGAACTTGTGGCTGCTCCCACTTTTTTTATGGAAGACCAAAGGCTTGTGGGTGCGAAACCCTATCCGGTTCTTGACAAAATGGTGGCAGAGGTGGTCGCCAAGTTTCAAAGTTGCCCGCAATTTTGA
- a CDS encoding ABC transporter ATP-binding protein, producing the protein MEYCLEAFALHKNYGEVKALNNVDLRINQGELFTLLGPSGCGKTTLLRIIAGLETASDGNLFLNGNPILDIPANKRPVNTVFQSYALFPHLKNYDNIAFGLRSQKVPETQIAPRVAKMLAMLELEKFADRYPEQLSGGQRQRVSMARALICEPEILLLDEPMSALDAKLRVQLQEQLRRLQLQLKKNFILVTHDQEEALTVSDRIAVMKDGHILQCGTPLEIYNHPNCRFVAEFIGTANIFDVERQGNVLRSDFGDFIPATMPEWKKGSLVIRPEGIRLRTEKPAQNGIRSRVREKYYRGTYQNITLETGNLRMRTAPHRKIEIGDEIWVELLQEALVTIDD; encoded by the coding sequence ATGGAATATTGTCTGGAAGCGTTTGCTTTACACAAAAATTATGGCGAGGTGAAGGCCCTTAACAATGTAGATCTGCGCATCAACCAGGGAGAACTTTTTACCCTTCTTGGTCCGTCCGGCTGCGGCAAAACCACCCTTTTAAGGATTATTGCAGGTCTTGAAACCGCATCCGACGGCAATCTTTTTTTAAACGGGAACCCTATTCTTGATATTCCGGCCAATAAACGCCCGGTGAATACTGTCTTTCAAAGTTATGCGCTCTTCCCGCACCTGAAGAACTACGACAATATTGCCTTTGGCCTGCGCTCACAAAAAGTGCCGGAAACACAAATTGCCCCAAGGGTGGCAAAGATGCTTGCTATGCTGGAACTCGAAAAATTTGCAGACCGTTATCCGGAGCAGCTCTCCGGCGGACAGCGCCAGCGGGTCTCCATGGCAAGGGCCCTGATCTGTGAGCCGGAAATTTTGCTGCTGGATGAGCCCATGTCCGCCCTGGACGCCAAGTTAAGGGTCCAGCTTCAAGAACAGCTTCGCCGGCTCCAGCTACAGCTTAAGAAAAACTTCATTCTGGTCACCCATGACCAGGAAGAGGCGTTAACGGTTTCCGACCGTATCGCCGTCATGAAAGACGGACATATCCTGCAGTGCGGCACACCTTTAGAAATTTACAATCATCCCAACTGCCGGTTTGTTGCCGAATTCATCGGTACGGCTAATATTTTTGACGTTGAACGCCAGGGCAATGTCCTTCGGTCAGATTTTGGTGACTTTATACCGGCCACCATGCCTGAATGGAAAAAAGGCTCCCTGGTCATCCGCCCCGAAGGCATCAGGCTGCGTACGGAAAAACCTGCCCAAAACGGCATCCGGTCCCGTGTTCGTGAAAAATACTACCGGGGCACCTATCAGAATATCACCCTTGAGACCGGCAATCTGCGCATGAGAACAGCCCCCCACCGCAAAATCGAAATCGGAGATGAGATCTGGGTGGAACTGCTGCAAGAAGCGCTGGTAACCATAGACGACTAA
- a CDS encoding TetR family transcriptional regulator, which yields MATRKNRNAETRKPEILEGYYQVLIEKGFEGSSIGKIAQHLNIHPTLILHYFKNKDNLQRELMKVLITKYKAEYMLNFDVIKDSTRRFDALMDLIFSFKWNRTVDPGVHFGFYYKSFRDESIRKALTDMFHWFRDYLHDAFIVFNKDGVIKVTDKRKAADYVLTLMEGLEFHAHFLNEGKPFEDFADTAKTATIAMLKNGTF from the coding sequence ATGGCAACTAGAAAAAACCGAAATGCAGAAACGCGGAAACCTGAAATTCTTGAAGGGTATTATCAAGTTTTAATTGAAAAAGGGTTTGAAGGCAGTTCCATCGGAAAGATTGCCCAGCACCTGAATATCCATCCCACCCTGATCCTTCACTACTTTAAGAACAAGGACAACCTGCAGCGTGAACTCATGAAGGTTCTGATCACCAAGTACAAAGCAGAATACATGCTGAATTTCGATGTGATAAAGGACAGCACCCGGCGGTTTGATGCACTGATGGATTTGATCTTCAGCTTTAAATGGAACCGGACAGTAGATCCGGGGGTTCATTTTGGTTTTTATTACAAAAGCTTCAGAGATGAGAGCATCCGAAAGGCGCTCACCGATATGTTCCACTGGTTCCGTGATTATCTGCATGATGCGTTTATCGTGTTTAACAAAGATGGCGTTATCAAGGTCACGGACAAACGCAAAGCTGCCGACTATGTCCTCACCCTGATGGAAGGCTTGGAGTTTCATGCCCATTTTCTAAATGAGGGCAAGCCCTTTGAAGATTTTGCAGATACGGCCAAAACAGCAACTATAGCGATGTTGAAAAACGGTACATTTTAA